Proteins from a single region of Streptomyces spinoverrucosus:
- a CDS encoding DUF6508 domain-containing protein, with protein sequence MSSPVHYVTLTAPDGEIIGYVWADATVVDLVHRSAGSSGAYEAGTEWYRRAHDAHKRGLAPLGVLTMLSREPGVGPVTEAPDVAAIEELARVVTPDDDRRLLNQLDRDNADAWRELADAFDALTDEDRDIKWGGGQKLADGVYHVAFPLYGEPLERAVQALSRVGAVTPEHRWIDSPMPQPASDGRLSAADAVRAATAIVRGERFSDGTIARAVQNGLLDAVAESLRAWYAQQPPVGGAPPAPGNMCRFCGGSPAVDVTFRAHRGLVILMGFKKTDGPMCMTCGLAVYRAYTTHTLCQGWWSPLSLFIFAPLTLVRNVLAVRGVKRLPAPGPGTLGPRYDPGVPVHRRPRAYVALVPVLWVLFMIVTGLSGGA encoded by the coding sequence ATGTCCAGTCCCGTGCACTACGTCACCCTCACCGCCCCTGACGGCGAAATCATCGGATACGTCTGGGCCGATGCCACCGTCGTCGACTTGGTTCACCGGTCGGCCGGCAGCAGCGGTGCCTACGAGGCGGGCACGGAGTGGTACCGCCGGGCGCATGACGCCCACAAGCGGGGTCTCGCCCCTCTCGGCGTCCTCACCATGCTCAGCCGCGAACCCGGCGTCGGCCCCGTCACCGAGGCCCCCGACGTCGCCGCGATCGAGGAACTGGCTCGTGTCGTCACCCCGGACGACGACCGGCGCCTGCTCAATCAGCTTGACCGGGACAACGCGGACGCCTGGCGCGAACTCGCCGACGCCTTCGACGCGCTCACGGACGAGGACCGGGACATCAAGTGGGGCGGGGGCCAGAAGCTGGCGGACGGTGTGTACCACGTGGCCTTCCCGCTCTACGGCGAGCCGCTGGAGCGCGCTGTCCAGGCACTCTCCCGCGTCGGCGCCGTCACTCCCGAGCATCGATGGATCGACAGTCCGATGCCCCAACCTGCGTCCGACGGGCGGCTGTCCGCAGCGGACGCCGTGCGCGCCGCCACGGCCATCGTGCGTGGGGAGCGCTTCTCCGACGGGACGATCGCCAGGGCCGTGCAGAACGGGCTCCTCGACGCCGTCGCCGAGTCGCTCCGCGCCTGGTACGCCCAGCAGCCCCCCGTCGGCGGAGCGCCCCCCGCCCCCGGCAACATGTGCAGGTTCTGCGGAGGTTCCCCCGCCGTCGACGTCACCTTCCGCGCCCACCGCGGCCTCGTGATCCTCATGGGGTTCAAGAAGACGGACGGGCCCATGTGCATGACCTGTGGGCTGGCCGTGTACCGGGCCTACACCACCCACACCCTCTGCCAGGGTTGGTGGAGCCCCCTCTCCCTCTTCATCTTCGCGCCGTTGACGCTGGTCCGGAACGTCCTCGCCGTGCGCGGGGTGAAGCGGCTCCCGGCGCCGGGGCCGGGGACGCTCGGGCCGCGGTACGACCCCGGCGTGCCCGTGCACCGGCGGCCGCGTGCCTATGTCGCCCTCGTCCCCGTGCTGTGGGTGCTCTTCATGATCGTGACGGGGCTGTCGGGAGGGGCGTGA
- a CDS encoding HD domain-containing protein, with product MPQEMSLAEVEAVARAAHAGQTDKAGRPYAEHLSAVAEGVRARGGGEALIAAAWLHDAVEDGVLSEEWLAQAALPQRTKDVVRAVTRRAGETPEAYARRILATPGARLVKAADLAHNADPRRLAELDEATARRLEQKYATMRGLLGLTSDD from the coding sequence ATGCCGCAGGAGATGAGTCTCGCCGAGGTGGAGGCCGTTGCCCGCGCCGCGCACGCCGGGCAGACGGACAAGGCCGGGCGGCCGTACGCCGAGCATCTGTCCGCCGTCGCCGAGGGGGTGCGTGCCCGGGGCGGGGGAGAGGCGCTCATCGCCGCCGCCTGGTTGCACGACGCCGTCGAGGACGGGGTGCTGAGCGAGGAGTGGCTGGCGCAGGCCGCGCTGCCGCAGCGCACGAAGGACGTCGTACGGGCCGTGACCAGGCGGGCGGGGGAGACGCCTGAGGCGTACGCGCGCCGGATTCTGGCCACGCCGGGGGCCCGGCTCGTCAAGGCCGCCGACCTGGCGCACAACGCCGACCCGCGCCGCCTCGCCGAGCTCGACGAGGCCACGGCCAGGCGCCTGGAACAGAAGTACGCCACCATGCGCGGCCTCCTCGGCCTCACATCCGACGACTGA
- the eccD gene encoding type VII secretion integral membrane protein EccD, with translation MVSTSTTSRTQLSRVTLVGERRRADIVLPSDTPIGQLLPDILRLLDDRAASRPTTRQLISTDGSVLPHEATLSSAEVPDGAVLRLVRAHAAPPAPVVHDVTDQVADDLDLRAWRWRPAARRISAGVATFAFAVAAAVLARREFALESVATALLVATVVFLIAGAVVAKTGGGNLGLATALLLASGGLGVLAAWTTADAYDWSGTARLAGVVAALVLSLVLLAFFSPLGRGGLIGAGAAAVITVVWEAVAAVQDKPERLGAVMAVFSVVLLGMLPRFALMASGLTGLDDRRSSGTSVSRHEVGNALAATHRGLALATVVTAASAAAGGWLLTTGEDPAWWSVALASLTAVVLLSRARAFPLVAEVVALFGAAALLVVRLAVLWLDHAGGAGALVLLAAAALLPLLVLAIEPPEHVRVRLRRLADLVESLGVIGLFPLAVGVFGIYGQLLNKF, from the coding sequence GTGGTGAGCACATCAACGACGTCCCGGACTCAACTGAGCCGGGTCACCCTGGTCGGTGAGCGACGACGCGCCGACATCGTTCTGCCCTCGGACACGCCGATCGGCCAACTGCTCCCCGACATACTGCGGTTGCTCGACGACCGGGCCGCCAGCCGGCCGACCACACGGCAACTGATCAGCACCGACGGCTCGGTGCTGCCGCACGAGGCCACACTGTCCTCGGCCGAGGTGCCCGACGGCGCCGTACTGCGCCTGGTGCGCGCCCACGCCGCACCGCCCGCGCCCGTCGTGCACGACGTCACCGACCAGGTCGCCGACGACCTCGACCTGCGCGCCTGGCGCTGGCGTCCGGCCGCGCGCCGGATCAGCGCCGGCGTCGCCACCTTCGCCTTCGCCGTCGCCGCGGCCGTGCTGGCCCGGCGGGAGTTCGCCCTGGAGTCCGTGGCGACCGCGCTGTTGGTCGCGACCGTCGTCTTCCTGATCGCCGGTGCCGTGGTGGCGAAGACCGGCGGCGGCAACCTGGGGCTCGCCACCGCGCTGCTGCTCGCCTCCGGCGGGCTCGGCGTGCTCGCCGCGTGGACCACTGCCGACGCCTACGACTGGTCCGGCACCGCCCGGCTGGCCGGGGTCGTCGCCGCGCTGGTGCTGAGCCTCGTGCTGCTCGCCTTCTTCTCGCCACTCGGCCGAGGCGGACTCATCGGGGCCGGGGCGGCCGCCGTCATCACCGTCGTGTGGGAGGCCGTCGCCGCCGTACAGGACAAGCCGGAGCGGCTCGGTGCCGTGATGGCGGTGTTCTCGGTGGTGCTGCTCGGGATGCTGCCCCGGTTCGCGCTGATGGCCTCGGGCCTCACCGGGCTCGACGACCGGCGCTCCTCGGGCACCTCGGTGAGCCGGCACGAGGTCGGCAACGCGCTTGCCGCCACCCACCGCGGCCTCGCCCTCGCCACCGTGGTCACCGCCGCCTCGGCCGCCGCCGGCGGCTGGCTGCTGACCACGGGGGAGGACCCGGCCTGGTGGTCGGTGGCGCTGGCCTCGCTCACCGCGGTCGTCCTGCTGTCCCGGGCGCGGGCCTTCCCGCTGGTCGCGGAGGTCGTGGCGCTGTTCGGCGCGGCGGCCCTGCTCGTCGTACGGCTCGCGGTGCTGTGGCTGGACCACGCGGGCGGGGCCGGTGCGCTCGTCCTGCTGGCGGCTGCCGCGCTGCTGCCGCTGCTGGTCCTCGCGATCGAGCCGCCGGAGCACGTCCGGGTGCGGCTGCGGCGCCTGGCCGACCTGGTGGAGTCCCTCGGTGTGATCGGGCTCTTCCCGCTCGCCGTCGGGGTGTTCGGTATCTACGGGCAACTGCTCAACAAGTTCTGA
- a CDS encoding MinD/ParA family ATP-binding protein, producing MPSGDNWQGDVLRDLRAGAAGQRAAQQGARPGEQSGAQPEQAPPQQEQQQPQQAAGQPGPQVPPQGPNPAYGYPQQQHQQPGPDPAYGYPQQQPASNVPQQQAPYGYPQQQAPYGYPQQGYADQAQQYAEQAQAYAAQHQPQPYADQGNAAHPQQQAAPTPQPAPARRAPASRTTPDSRPAVDKRIADAGLKPRRGEPFGTRALRAVRRTVSSSAAREVAETTATAEVLQQAVTTGRQIAVTSIRGGSGKTTVAALLSTTYAHYRQDPVLAVEADPALGTLPLRLGAENLRWTTGDLADVVEPQMSLLDITGYLVQLPDNAWLLPGSQGQVGAMLDTRSYERVMVSLRRYFGVTVVDCETLPAEVARTALSAAQARVLTVPATLEGVASTHAVLQWMRGLPRDITTSTVVVLTETVPHTGVDLDKAAEPLKATGASVRVLPYDRHLAAGGTIRTDLLARATRQAAAGLAAEVFQLSQKRR from the coding sequence ATGCCGAGCGGGGACAACTGGCAGGGCGATGTGCTGCGCGACCTGAGGGCCGGCGCGGCCGGACAGCGTGCCGCACAGCAGGGCGCCCGGCCCGGGGAGCAGTCCGGCGCGCAGCCGGAACAGGCGCCTCCACAGCAGGAACAGCAGCAGCCGCAGCAGGCGGCGGGGCAGCCGGGGCCGCAAGTTCCCCCGCAGGGGCCGAACCCGGCGTACGGCTACCCCCAGCAGCAGCACCAGCAGCCGGGCCCCGACCCGGCCTACGGCTACCCGCAGCAGCAGCCCGCCTCCAACGTCCCGCAGCAGCAGGCCCCGTACGGCTACCCGCAGCAGCAGGCCCCCTACGGCTACCCGCAGCAGGGGTACGCCGACCAGGCACAGCAGTACGCCGAGCAGGCCCAGGCCTACGCCGCCCAGCACCAGCCCCAGCCGTACGCCGACCAGGGCAACGCCGCCCACCCCCAGCAGCAGGCCGCCCCCACCCCCCAGCCCGCCCCCGCCCGCCGCGCCCCGGCCTCCCGCACCACCCCCGACTCCCGCCCGGCCGTCGACAAGCGGATCGCCGACGCCGGACTCAAGCCCCGCCGCGGCGAGCCCTTCGGCACCCGCGCCCTGCGCGCCGTACGCCGTACCGTGTCCTCCTCCGCCGCCCGCGAGGTCGCCGAGACCACCGCCACCGCCGAGGTGCTCCAGCAGGCCGTCACCACCGGCCGGCAGATCGCCGTGACCTCCATCCGTGGCGGCTCCGGCAAGACCACGGTCGCCGCCCTGCTGAGCACCACCTACGCGCACTACCGGCAGGACCCGGTGCTGGCCGTCGAGGCCGACCCGGCGCTCGGCACCCTGCCGTTGCGGCTCGGCGCGGAGAACCTGCGCTGGACCACCGGCGACCTCGCCGACGTCGTCGAACCGCAGATGTCGCTGCTCGACATCACCGGCTACCTCGTCCAACTGCCCGACAACGCCTGGCTGCTGCCCGGCAGCCAGGGCCAGGTCGGCGCCATGCTCGACACCCGGTCCTACGAGCGCGTCATGGTGTCGCTGCGCCGCTACTTCGGGGTGACCGTCGTCGACTGCGAGACGCTGCCCGCCGAGGTGGCCCGCACCGCGCTGTCCGCGGCCCAGGCGCGGGTGCTGACCGTGCCCGCCACGCTGGAGGGCGTCGCCAGCACGCACGCCGTGCTGCAGTGGATGCGCGGACTGCCCCGGGACATCACGACCTCGACGGTCGTCGTCCTCACCGAGACCGTGCCGCACACCGGCGTCGACCTCGACAAGGCCGCCGAGCCGCTGAAGGCGACCGGCGCGAGCGTGCGCGTCCTGCCGTACGACCGGCATCTCGCGGCCGGTGGCACCATCCGCACCGACCTGCTCGCCCGGGCCACCCGGCAGGCCGCCGCAGGCCTGGCCGCGGAGGTCTTCCAGCTGTCCCAGAAGCGCCGTTGA
- the eccCa gene encoding type VII secretion protein EccCa: MSTRLIHRPARTTRPPASPAPRTIEAPPNLPDGKSGSVATSLLPVAGVMSSVVMMTVVRNSQFAALGAIILVVTIVGSMILLFSQRGKAQRTRRTQREAYLAYLEDLREELSKEERERRERAQVLNPPPDALYDIVRDPARLWERRRMDGDFLRVRVGTGEMRVRDLKVGDQGSSVLTPPDQFMLNEASALVARFGTGTELPLTVPLDRVGNISVIGRREDTLRVARALLAQAAATHAPDDVAMALAAPGDRIADWEWAKWLPHLLDGEQFDGPVAARRIAPSVPQLARQIGPELRRRASYAAEVRRGLSGRDALAMSSRLIVVADAHGDDAVDLPRPDDAVGLRDMGVSVLHLLDERVQEPGSVGVRITVDGERVVIEDLRESEPISAHGTVDEVGPAFAEGLARMLAPLRLSADSMGADAPLTGPVDFAELLGIDDVARLDLDRLWAPRGERAFLRVPIGISDSRESVLLDLKESSELGMGPHGLCVGATGSGKSELLRTLVLALVATHPPEDLALVLVDYKGGATFAPFADLPHVAGVITNLENQAGLVERVHSSLAGEVKRRQQVLKDAGNVADIGHYAALRAEKRPDLEPLPHLFVVIDEFGELLTAKPDFIDLFLSIGRIGRSIGVHLLLSSQRIEGGKLKGLDTYLSYRLGLRTFSADESRTVLDTTDAFHLPPLPGFGYLKVDTSHYERFKASYVSGAYSGPVQREAEDTGPLALAYEAYNSLGEESGAAPEEQPQMRRRETGPTEMGVMIEQIEGFGARPVRQIWLPPLPAAVALDKVAGPVEVGPRGMQLARRSGPLRVPLGVLDDPTKQWQGQWYLDLTLAGGHAAVIGGPQSGKTTLLRTLALSLSLTHTPQEVGIYGLDLVGGGLQALSGLPHVGGVAGRADRERAARTIDSVRAMLDQREELFRIHSIDSLEQLRTLRAAGRVTELASTEIVLLIDGFGALRDDFEELDDAVADILKRGSGYGIHVVAGMLRWNDVRIATQSQFGTRVELRLNDPSESSIDRKLAQTLSPEEKGRVLTDGKLFAQVALPRTDGLADTTDLGAVLERTARTVRATWTGDVAQPVRVLPHVLEPQQLPTPAAEPRRVPIGLDQTQLAPVLLDLFQHDQHLLIMGDSECGKTNLLKVITQGLIERYGDDELVFGVFDPRRGLRGAIPEEYRGGYAYNAKLCAGLAAGIASELEKRLPDEGADGEDLEPGSFSGPRIVILVDDYDVLTTAGQQPLAPFVPYIPSAVDIGLHFVLTRRVAGASRGLYEPLLQSLRESGASALVMAGDRSEGQLFPGVYAGQQPPGRGTLLRRGEATRLIQTVYAGTK; this comes from the coding sequence ATGAGCACCCGACTGATCCACCGCCCGGCCCGGACCACCCGTCCCCCGGCCTCCCCCGCGCCGCGCACCATAGAGGCCCCGCCCAACCTGCCCGACGGCAAGTCGGGTTCGGTCGCGACCTCGCTGCTGCCCGTCGCCGGTGTGATGTCGTCCGTCGTGATGATGACGGTCGTGCGCAACAGCCAGTTCGCGGCACTGGGCGCGATCATCCTCGTCGTCACCATCGTCGGCTCGATGATTCTGCTGTTCTCCCAGCGCGGCAAGGCCCAGCGCACCCGCCGCACCCAGCGCGAGGCCTACCTCGCCTACCTGGAGGACCTGCGGGAGGAGCTGTCGAAGGAGGAACGCGAGCGCCGGGAACGGGCCCAGGTACTCAACCCGCCGCCGGACGCGCTGTACGACATCGTGCGCGACCCCGCCCGGCTGTGGGAGCGGCGCCGTATGGACGGCGACTTCCTGCGCGTGCGCGTCGGCACCGGCGAGATGCGGGTACGCGACCTGAAGGTCGGCGACCAGGGCTCCTCCGTGCTCACCCCGCCCGACCAGTTCATGCTGAACGAGGCGTCCGCGCTGGTCGCCCGCTTCGGCACCGGCACCGAACTGCCGCTCACCGTCCCGCTGGACCGGGTCGGCAACATCAGCGTCATCGGCCGCCGCGAGGACACCCTGCGGGTCGCCCGCGCCCTGCTGGCGCAGGCCGCCGCCACCCACGCCCCGGACGACGTGGCGATGGCGCTGGCCGCGCCCGGCGACCGGATCGCCGACTGGGAGTGGGCCAAGTGGCTGCCCCACCTGCTCGACGGCGAGCAGTTCGACGGGCCCGTCGCCGCCCGCCGTATCGCCCCCTCCGTGCCCCAACTGGCCCGGCAGATCGGCCCCGAGCTGCGCCGCCGCGCCTCCTACGCGGCTGAAGTGCGGCGCGGCCTGTCCGGCCGGGACGCCCTCGCCATGAGCTCCCGGCTGATCGTCGTCGCCGACGCGCACGGCGACGACGCCGTGGACCTGCCCCGCCCCGACGACGCGGTCGGCCTGCGCGACATGGGCGTCAGCGTGCTGCACCTGCTCGACGAGCGGGTCCAGGAACCGGGCAGTGTCGGCGTGCGCATCACCGTCGACGGCGAACGCGTCGTCATCGAGGACCTGCGCGAGAGCGAGCCGATCAGCGCCCACGGCACCGTCGACGAGGTCGGCCCCGCCTTCGCCGAGGGCCTCGCCCGGATGCTGGCCCCGCTGAGGCTGTCCGCCGACTCCATGGGCGCCGACGCCCCGCTGACCGGCCCCGTCGACTTCGCCGAGCTGCTCGGCATCGACGACGTGGCCCGCCTCGACCTGGACCGGCTGTGGGCGCCGCGCGGCGAACGCGCGTTCCTGCGCGTGCCGATCGGCATCAGCGACTCCCGCGAGTCCGTCCTGCTCGACCTGAAGGAGTCCTCCGAGCTGGGCATGGGCCCGCACGGCCTGTGCGTCGGCGCCACCGGCTCCGGCAAGTCCGAGCTGCTGCGCACCCTCGTCCTCGCCCTGGTCGCCACCCACCCGCCGGAGGACCTCGCCCTCGTCCTCGTCGACTACAAGGGCGGCGCCACCTTCGCGCCCTTCGCCGACCTGCCGCACGTCGCCGGTGTGATCACCAACCTGGAGAACCAGGCGGGCCTGGTCGAGCGCGTCCACTCCTCGCTGGCCGGCGAGGTCAAGCGCCGCCAGCAGGTGCTCAAGGACGCCGGCAACGTCGCCGACATCGGCCACTACGCCGCGCTGCGCGCCGAGAAGCGCCCCGACCTGGAGCCGCTGCCCCACCTGTTCGTGGTGATCGACGAGTTCGGCGAACTCCTCACCGCCAAGCCCGACTTCATCGACCTGTTCCTGTCCATCGGCCGCATCGGCCGGTCCATCGGCGTGCACCTGCTGCTGTCCAGCCAGCGCATCGAGGGCGGCAAGCTCAAGGGCCTGGACACCTACCTGTCGTACCGGCTGGGCCTGCGCACCTTCTCCGCCGACGAGTCCCGCACCGTGCTGGACACCACCGACGCCTTCCACCTGCCGCCACTGCCCGGCTTCGGCTACCTCAAGGTCGACACCAGCCACTACGAGCGGTTCAAGGCGAGCTATGTCTCCGGCGCCTACAGCGGGCCCGTGCAGCGCGAGGCGGAGGACACCGGTCCGCTCGCCCTCGCCTACGAGGCGTACAACTCGCTCGGCGAGGAGTCCGGCGCGGCACCCGAGGAGCAGCCGCAGATGCGGCGCCGCGAGACCGGGCCCACCGAGATGGGCGTGATGATCGAGCAGATCGAGGGCTTCGGCGCCCGTCCGGTACGGCAGATCTGGCTGCCGCCGCTGCCCGCCGCCGTCGCCCTCGACAAGGTCGCCGGGCCCGTGGAGGTCGGGCCGCGCGGCATGCAGCTGGCCAGGCGGAGCGGCCCGCTGCGGGTGCCGCTCGGCGTCCTTGACGACCCCACCAAGCAGTGGCAGGGCCAGTGGTACCTGGACCTCACACTGGCCGGCGGCCACGCGGCCGTCATCGGCGGCCCCCAGTCCGGCAAGACGACCCTGCTGCGCACCCTCGCCCTCTCCCTGTCGCTGACGCACACCCCGCAGGAGGTCGGCATCTACGGCCTCGACCTCGTCGGCGGCGGCCTCCAGGCGCTGTCCGGGCTGCCGCACGTCGGCGGCGTCGCCGGCCGCGCCGACCGGGAGCGCGCCGCACGCACCATCGACTCGGTGCGGGCCATGCTCGACCAGCGCGAGGAGCTCTTCCGCATCCACTCCATCGACTCGCTCGAACAACTGCGCACCCTGCGCGCGGCGGGCCGCGTCACCGAGCTGGCCTCCACCGAGATCGTGCTGCTCATCGACGGCTTCGGCGCGCTGCGCGACGACTTCGAGGAACTGGACGACGCGGTCGCCGACATCCTCAAGCGCGGCAGCGGCTACGGCATCCACGTCGTGGCGGGCATGCTCCGCTGGAACGACGTGCGCATCGCCACCCAGTCCCAGTTCGGCACCCGCGTCGAGCTGCGCCTGAACGACCCCAGCGAGTCCAGCATCGACCGCAAGCTCGCCCAGACCCTCTCCCCCGAGGAGAAGGGCCGCGTCCTCACCGACGGCAAGCTGTTCGCCCAGGTCGCGCTGCCCCGCACCGACGGCCTCGCCGACACCACCGACCTCGGCGCCGTCCTGGAGCGCACCGCCCGCACGGTCCGCGCCACCTGGACCGGCGACGTCGCCCAGCCGGTGCGGGTACTCCCGCACGTCCTGGAGCCGCAGCAGCTGCCGACCCCGGCCGCCGAGCCGCGCCGCGTCCCCATCGGCCTGGACCAGACCCAGCTCGCGCCCGTCCTGCTAGACCTGTTCCAGCACGACCAGCACCTGCTGATCATGGGCGACAGCGAGTGCGGCAAGACCAACCTGCTCAAGGTGATCACGCAGGGCCTGATCGAGCGCTACGGCGACGACGAACTCGTCTTCGGCGTCTTCGACCCGCGCCGTGGGCTGCGCGGCGCCATCCCCGAGGAGTACCGGGGCGGCTACGCCTACAACGCCAAGCTGTGCGCGGGCCTCGCCGCCGGCATCGCCTCCGAGCTGGAGAAGCGGCTGCCCGACGAGGGCGCCGACGGTGAGGACCTGGAGCCCGGCAGCTTCTCCGGCCCACGGATCGTGATCCTCGTCGACGACTACGACGTCCTGACCACCGCGGGACAGCAGCCGCTGGCGCCCTTCGTGCCGTACATCCCCTCCGCCGTCGACATCGGCCTGCACTTCGTCCTCACCCGGCGCGTCGCGGGCGCCTCCCGCGGCCTGTACGAGCCGCTGCTGCAGAGCCTGCGCGAGTCCGGCGCCTCGGCGTTGGTGATGGCCGGCGACCGCAGCGAGGGCCAGCTCTTCCCGGGCGTGTACGCCGGCCAGCAGCCGCCCGGCCGGGGCACCCTGCTGCGCCGGGGCGAGGCCACCCGGCTGATCCAGACCGTGTACGCGGGGACCAAGTAA
- a CDS encoding DUF6177 family protein: MTKDVIALTKKMPDPLSVLAGLLSGGPDKLVGAEGDGAVVRLCDEQGRPLVSVEAPLLVQVRGEAQRLLGAREPETPYWWTEARATTGVQEAEELAGTFAARLATLVGGTAWPREAARSMAVVKTDGVSAVPAQAAAQPAVDVLTDKVAVVIQDRPVVSMTAWLADAFRAAAEGGRGLQIVTPAGTRMSPAVRGALPGWPSRWVVQDERDGYYDGLSGAVLRWDNGLFVTVESPEATPEDPRTPVARTFGEDIADTGERQLAISFRTVHPADDRLVLGGAVEAVWREITGEPPSGWGTEEPANLPWSLRQLTDVAHERSPQPTWLVVVGTPERPGLATVRITRTKAGVEEDVTMAFGYGPGEEVPSDAVPAAAEALATKHDLQSMLVQIRRARRDLSVPPRFEGPGVPYAFVLGAEEVRTMPGDRARRTPLSEPPRELGPKTRPALYYPLPGDPSDLSGWQDFERLMRHLKGS; encoded by the coding sequence ATGACCAAGGACGTCATCGCCCTCACGAAGAAGATGCCCGACCCGCTGAGCGTGCTCGCGGGCCTGCTCTCCGGCGGCCCCGACAAGCTGGTGGGCGCCGAGGGCGACGGAGCCGTGGTGCGGCTGTGCGACGAACAGGGCCGCCCCCTCGTCTCCGTCGAGGCACCCCTGCTCGTGCAGGTCCGGGGCGAGGCCCAGCGGCTGCTGGGGGCGCGCGAGCCGGAGACGCCGTACTGGTGGACCGAGGCCCGCGCGACCACCGGCGTGCAGGAGGCCGAGGAACTCGCCGGCACGTTCGCCGCCCGGCTGGCCACCCTCGTCGGCGGCACCGCCTGGCCGCGCGAGGCGGCCCGGTCGATGGCCGTGGTCAAGACGGACGGCGTCAGCGCCGTACCGGCCCAGGCCGCCGCCCAGCCCGCCGTCGACGTCCTCACCGACAAGGTCGCCGTCGTCATCCAGGACCGCCCGGTCGTGTCGATGACCGCGTGGCTCGCGGACGCCTTCCGCGCCGCCGCCGAGGGCGGCCGCGGCCTGCAGATCGTCACCCCCGCCGGCACCCGCATGTCCCCGGCCGTCCGAGGCGCCCTGCCGGGCTGGCCCTCGCGCTGGGTGGTGCAGGACGAGCGGGACGGCTACTACGACGGCCTGTCCGGGGCCGTGCTGCGCTGGGACAACGGCCTCTTCGTGACCGTCGAGTCCCCGGAGGCGACCCCCGAGGACCCGCGCACGCCGGTCGCTCGCACGTTCGGCGAGGACATCGCCGACACCGGCGAACGCCAGCTCGCGATCTCCTTCCGCACCGTCCACCCGGCCGACGACCGCCTCGTGCTCGGCGGCGCCGTGGAAGCCGTGTGGCGGGAGATCACCGGGGAGCCGCCGTCCGGCTGGGGCACCGAGGAGCCCGCCAACCTGCCCTGGTCGCTGCGGCAGCTCACCGACGTGGCCCACGAGCGGAGCCCCCAGCCGACCTGGCTGGTCGTCGTCGGCACGCCCGAGCGCCCGGGACTGGCGACGGTGCGCATCACCCGGACCAAGGCCGGCGTGGAGGAGGACGTCACGATGGCGTTCGGCTACGGCCCCGGCGAGGAGGTGCCGTCCGACGCCGTGCCCGCCGCGGCGGAGGCCCTGGCCACCAAGCACGACCTGCAGTCCATGCTGGTCCAGATCCGCCGGGCCCGCCGCGACCTGTCCGTACCGCCCCGCTTCGAGGGCCCGGGCGTGCCCTACGCCTTCGTACTGGGCGCCGAAGAGGTCCGCACCATGCCCGGCGACCGCGCCCGCCGCACCCCGCTCTCCGAGCCCCCACGAGAACTGGGCCCGAAGACCCGCCCAGCCCTGTACTACCCACTGCCGGGCGACCCGTCCGACCTGTCGGGCTGGCAGGACTTCGAGCGCCTGATGAGGCACCTCAAGGGCAGCTGA
- a CDS encoding acyltransferase family protein, translating into MFQAQVKQRDAFFDNAKYLAIVLVAVAHAWEPLKGDSRILEGVYRVVYAFHMPAFIIISGYFSRSFDMRPDRLKRLITGVAVPYIVFETAYPLFKRVVADDPGQEISLLDPWYLTWFLCALFIWRLTTPVWKLVRWPLPVALGVAMLASVSPQIGDDLDLQRVLQFLPYFVLGLCMKPEHFQMVRTRSVRILAVPVFAAALVVGWWAVPRMDTAWFFHRDAAQQLGAPWWSGPVMVLAMFGCSLLLTACFFAWVPGRHMWFTALGAGTLYGYLLHGFLVKAGDYRGWFDQDWLHRPAGQILVSVLAAVAVTLLCTAPVRRVFRGVMEPRVAWAFREDAVREAREREEVPVG; encoded by the coding sequence ATGTTTCAGGCACAGGTCAAGCAGCGCGATGCCTTCTTCGACAACGCCAAGTACCTGGCGATCGTCCTGGTGGCGGTGGCTCACGCATGGGAGCCGTTGAAGGGGGACAGCCGGATCCTGGAGGGCGTGTACCGCGTTGTGTACGCGTTCCACATGCCGGCGTTCATCATCATCTCCGGCTATTTCTCGCGCAGTTTCGACATGCGCCCCGACCGCCTGAAAAGACTGATCACCGGCGTGGCGGTGCCGTACATCGTCTTCGAGACCGCCTATCCGCTCTTCAAGCGTGTCGTCGCCGACGACCCCGGCCAGGAGATCAGTCTGCTGGACCCCTGGTATCTGACCTGGTTCCTGTGCGCGCTGTTCATCTGGCGGCTCACCACCCCTGTCTGGAAACTCGTGCGTTGGCCGCTGCCCGTCGCGCTCGGCGTCGCCATGCTGGCGTCCGTCTCCCCGCAGATCGGGGACGACCTGGACCTGCAGCGGGTGCTGCAGTTCCTGCCGTACTTCGTGCTGGGCCTGTGCATGAAACCCGAGCACTTCCAGATGGTGCGCACGCGGTCGGTGCGGATCCTGGCGGTGCCGGTGTTCGCGGCCGCGCTGGTGGTCGGCTGGTGGGCGGTGCCGCGGATGGACACCGCGTGGTTCTTCCACCGGGACGCCGCGCAGCAGCTGGGCGCGCCCTGGTGGTCCGGGCCGGTGATGGTGCTCGCGATGTTCGGCTGCTCGCTGCTGCTGACCGCGTGCTTCTTCGCCTGGGTGCCGGGGCGGCACATGTGGTTCACGGCGCTGGGCGCGGGGACGCTGTACGGCTATCTGCTGCACGGGTTCCTGGTGAAGGCCGGGGACTACCGGGGGTGGTTCGACCAGGACTGGCTGCACCGGCCGGCCGGGCAGATCCTCGTGAGCGTGCTCGCGGCTGTCGCTGTCACGCTGTTGTGCACGGCGCCGGTGCGGCGGGTGTTCCGGGGTGTGATGGAGCCGAGGGTGGCTTGGGCGTTTCGGGAGGATGCGGTGCGGGAGGCGCGGGAGCGCGAAGAGGTTCCGGTGGGCTGA